A single region of the Palaemon carinicauda isolate YSFRI2023 chromosome 17, ASM3689809v2, whole genome shotgun sequence genome encodes:
- the LOC137656468 gene encoding uncharacterized protein gives MWKGHVHEMNQLIGFRLDRMIKPENSLGDPQLHGFSDASESALGSVIWLKWNTFHGVELKFVIAKSLMAPLKHRSIPRLELTAAVVMARFALLVLQVVDRASTMKFWTDSEVVLAWVRSPARTFKPFGSARVQ, from the coding sequence ATGTGGAAGGGACATGTTCATGAAATGAATCAACTAATTGGATTTAGACTAGATCGGATGATAAAGCCAGAAAATTCTCTAGGAGACCCTCAACTTCATGGATTTAGTGATGCCAGTGAATCTGCCCTAGGTTCTGTGATCTGGCTGAAATGGAATACTTTTCATGGAGTAGAACTGAAATTCGTCATCGCAAAGTCTTTAATGGCTCCGTTGAAACATCGTTCTATTCCACGTCTTGAGCTTACTGCTGCTGTGGTTATGGCTAGATTTGCCTTGCTTGTTTTGCAAGTGGTTGACAGGGCTAGTACCATGAAATTTTGGACCGATTCAGAAGTAGTGTTGGCCTGGGTTCGCTCTCCTGCCAGAACCTTTAAACCATTTGGGTCAGCTAGAGTTCAGTAG
- the LOC137656467 gene encoding uncharacterized protein: MTVEMPWKPGFPEALECSKPQVEIRLMSQEKRLIKNGTFDEYSEEIQKLIDSCFVRELYPEESRDEGWYLQHHAVYQLHKSTKVRIVWNSAAKFNGLCLNDGFYKGPDFLNSLLYCLLHWRMKSIGIASDVQKIFNQILMAEKDQRYHRFVWRFDLSSPIHHWQWLRLPFGDKPAPDIAMMAVRTLADTFKEEEPIGAQLINCRMYMDDMIESFDKSELAIAAMDQVDRILEKGSFRIKEWPSNDPSVDRCPEDKQTRVLGHVWDKVTDSVAIQLDKFSEEFSKLTKRKVSSLVSKLWDPTGMLSPVTIRYKICVQDLWASGVG, translated from the coding sequence ATGACTGTGGAAATGCCTTGGAAGCCTGGTTTCCCTGAAGCATTGGAGTGTAGCAAGCCTCAAGTAGAAATAAGACTTATGAGCCAAGAAAAAAGATTAATTAAGAATGGAACCTTTGATGAATATAGCGAAGAAATCCAGAAATTAATTGACAGTTGCTTTGTCAGGGAATTATATCCAGAGGAGTCCAGAGATGAGGGATGGTACTTACAACATCATGCTGTATATCAACTACACAAATCAACAAAGGTTCGCATCGTATGGAATTCTGCTGCCAAGTTCAATGGCTTGTGCTTGAATGATGGATTTTACAAAGGGCCAGATTTCTTGAACTCTCTTCTGTATTGCCTTCTTCACTGGAGAATGAAAAGCATAGGAATTGCAAGCGATGTTCAAAAAATTTTTAATCAAATACTTATGGCTGAAAAGGATCAGAGATATCACCGGTTTGTATGGCGTTTTGATTTATCTTCTCCAATTCATCACTGGCAGTGGCTGCGCCTTCCTTTTGGGGATAAACCAGCACCAGACATAGCTATGATGGCTGTACGCACTTTGGCAGATACATTCAAGGAGGAGGAACCTATTGGAGCACAGTTAATTAACTGTCGCATGTACATGGATGATATGATTGAATCATTTGATAAGAGTGAATTAGCTATTGCAGCCATGGATCAGGTGGATCGGATATTAGAAAAGGGCTCCTTCAGAATAAAAGAATGGCCTTCTAATGACCCCTCTGTTGACCGATGCCCAGAAGACAAGCAAACACGAGTTTTGGGTCATGTATGGGATAAGGTTACGGATAGTGTGGCTATTCAGCTAGACAAATTCAGTGAGGAGTTTTCAAAACTAACAAAGCGGAAGGTTTCTAGTTTGGTATCAAAGTTGTGGGATCCTACAggtatgttatctcctgtaacaatTAGATACAAGATTTGTGTTCAGGATTTATGGGCTAGTGGAGTTGGTTAG